ATAAGTAATAGAATACCTATTCAATTTGCAAGAAATGAGAGCTCAAGAAGCCACGGAAGATAGACTGGAGCTGTTAAAGAGTGTCTGGGACGCTTTCAGGCCAGTAGTTCTTAAAGCCTTGATGGGTGTTAGTGGGGCTGGTAAAACGAAATTGATGGACGTGCTAACTGGAAGAAAAACTGGAGGTTATATAGAGGGAAATATCACAATATCCGTATACGCAAAGAACTAGACGGTGTTTGCTAGGATATGTTGAAAACGTGTGAAATAAGGAGAGACTTTTGGCCTTTCATGTGACCTAAGTCCTTTGGCTTTTCATCTTATGTAACCTCCTTTTAGTTTATGGTGTACCTTAATGGCAGGTCTTTTGGAGTGATCTCTCCTATCCAATAAATAGGTGGGTTTTAGAGATGAGAAATACACCAACAAAAagcattctctcttctctcaagTTCTCTACATCATAGTGTGCATCTTAGaagcattgcatagctcgATTCTTAGAACTCCATCAAGTTCGCCGGTGCCTAGcgggtttgaggtgcttctacacgctaggaggaagtcgttttatctttgggggcAATACGCCattccgtgagcactagccggggcgtaatttgtcttgcggaaagagggcttccctcgactcgacttatagttcggtttgttttattaattccgttgtaattttcattccactTTTATTGTTGTTATCTTCCTTCGATTGTAATAATTAGAGTACCGCCTGTACACGGCTTGGGAATTTTATCCCATTATTTCTAACAGGATATTGGGATACTGTGAGCAGAACGACATCTACTCTCCAAATATCACCGTTTACGAGTCCATTGTTTATTCAACATGGCTGAGATTGCCCTAAAAAGTTGATGAAAAGCCTAAATAGGTTAAGTTTTAAGATCACATTCAATAAGCCTCGTTTTCGATATCGCGACttgattataatattttagctTCTTTTCTGCTCATAGATATTCGTTGATGAGGTAATGGACCTTGTAGAACTCACCCCCTTGAGAGAAGGACTAGTTGGGTTGCCAGGAGTAAATGGCCTCTCAATCGAGCAGCGGAAAAGGCTTACGATTGCGGTTGAACTCGTAGCAAACcctttaatcatatttatggACGAGCCGACTTCAGGGATTGATGCTAGAGCAGCTGCAATTGTGATGGCAACAGTTAGCAACACTTGAATACAGTAAGAACAATAGTGTGTATCATTCATCAGCCTAGCATTGACATATTTGAAGCATTCGATGAGGTGAGCTTGTTCATAACATAAACCAACCGTCTCGATATCTCTATTGTTGGTTCTCAATGTCATACTAAAGCAACATTGTGTGCATTAGCAGCTATATTTGATGAAACGGTGCGGGGAGATTGGACCATTGAGTCGTCACTACTTCATCACAACAATCTCTGGtgattgattttgttgaataCTACAAAAAGTCGAAGCTATACACATGAGTCAAGTTCGGTCatagtttaagaaaaaaagttgCCTTAGGATACAACACCACTAACAAACTTATGCATAAAATCTATAGGAGGAACAAGGCCCTCGTGAGGGAATTAAGTGTCCTTTGTCATGGAACGAAGGACCTGTGCTTTTCGACCAAACACTCCCCATCTTTCCTCAACCAATCATTTATTTCTTCAagatatcaatttttttttatttttcccctTGTTAAACGGGGCTAAAAATTCACATCGGTATTATAATATCCATAGtaattaaacattaataaaaagttattacaaattaattaaaaaataaagcatcTAAATTTCTTAATGTGACTAATATGGGAAGCCTAATCCGGTCGAGTTGGGTTTCATAATCTGACCGGAAGATTCCAACGGATCAAATTATTGATTAGCGACCCGACCCGCTCCGACCCACCCATGACGGAGTACTTATAAGTCGGTTAAGTCAAacgaataaaaaataaatccaccGGAACGTCGTGTCGGAGCTCACGCGCCGCTTCTATTTCCGCCGCTTCCTAGATTCGTAGGGAAGGACAGCAGAATGAACGGCCAAACCAGTCATCAGCAGCCAAAGGATGGGCGCCACGACGACGATGCTGCGCTCACTGAGTTCCTCGCTTCTCTGATGGACTATACCCCCACGGTGACAGTCGCTATCTGTATCTCGCCGTGTTACAATTGGAATTTGGTAACCGTTTTGTTTGTAAGTAATTATGTTTCTACACAGATACCTGATGAATTGGTGGAGCATTACTTGGCGAAAAGTGGATTCCAGTGCCCCGACGCTCGATTGTAGGTATACTCTTCGCTTGCATTGTAATTTGCCCTAGATTAGGGGTAACTATGTTTAGAGTGAAATAATATCGATTTAGTTAGAATTAGTCCTCAATGTTCAGTTGTTATGATTTACTACGACTATTTTAGCTTGTTTTATCCTATTGTTCAATTGTTTTTAGCCCTCTCTTGGGATGGAGATGATTAGCTGCGGTTTTAGGCTTACATGATCTAGAATTGGaatagttttcttcaatagCGAACCTATGGCTTGTTTCAATTCACCAATTTTAGGTTGTTCTGTTTTTCAATTTAGAACACGATTACTAGAAATTACCTCGAGGCTGATGTTTTCTGTGAACACATACATTGCAGTTTTCTAGTGCTTCTTTGGAATAACATGTCTCTCCAAATGTTCATTTTGGGATTGTGAGTTTACATTTCCAACAAGCATGCTACAATACTGATAAACACGTACTATCTATTAGAAAAGCAGGATTTGGTTTCAGCTCTCCCAAGGTTCCAAACTTCTAATAAGAAGATGACATATAGATGGTGATGGTGGTGAGAGAGTTTTGATAGAAACTTTCTTCTTTGGTGACATAGTTTTTTGTTTACAAAGTATATTTGACTCACGATGCATGTATGTAAAACCTCAACCCAgtgaaaaactaaaactagGTATATTAAAATACCTTGGTATTCTGTTCTTTCGTAGTAGTATTCAGCACATTACCACCAAAAAGTAGCCTCGAATAATTTGGATCAGTAAATTACAGCAAATACTATCGGGGACAGATCTGTGGGGCTTAAAGTTATTTTACTGCTATCTTCTAATTCAAATGGATTAATGTGCATAAAGTGCACCCTGGGTTACATGCACGTATTTCTTCTATATTTATCTGATGAATATTGATATGGGCATAGATTCCTCACAGGCTcggaaaaataatttagcaGTGCAGTTTGCTTAGTTCATAAAAAGAGTATAATGATAACTGTAGCTACTTTATTTTCATGGTATGTTATGTCTCAGATCAGATGGTGTCATTGTTTTCTATTAGTTGTCTTCTAATTTCCCCCCTCTTATCGTTTACCTAAATGGTTATCCTTGTTTGCTGGGAGCTTTCAGTTCACATCTTCTTCTGGTGaatcatgttttgtttttctttgtctTTAGGACAAGGCTGGTAGCAGTTGCAACACAGAAGTTCATTGCAGATGTGGCAACTGATGCACTTCAGTAtgttcttttactttttcta
The genomic region above belongs to Salvia hispanica cultivar TCC Black 2014 chromosome 3, UniMelb_Shisp_WGS_1.0, whole genome shotgun sequence and contains:
- the LOC125211643 gene encoding transcription initiation factor TFIID subunit 10-like isoform X2, which produces MNGQTSHQQPKDGRHDDDAALTEFLASLMDYTPTIPDELVEHYLAKSGFQCPDARLTRLVAVATQKFIADVATDALQQCKARPAVIKDKRDKQQKYGVNVKHQEYFADTPSAGLDPASRDE
- the LOC125211643 gene encoding transcription initiation factor TFIID subunit 10-like isoform X1 — encoded protein: MNGQTSHQQPKDGRHDDDAALTEFLASLMDYTPTIPDELVEHYLAKSGFQCPDARLTRLVAVATQKFIADVATDALQQCKARPAVIKDKRDKQQKEKRLILTMEDLSKALREYGVNVKHQEYFADTPSAGLDPASRDE